CTACCCACCCGGGGTACGCAAATGGCCGATGCCCTGTACTGCGTACGTACAAGAGCAAAGTCCACAGAGAGCGGGAGACATAAAAGAAAGATGATCCAATGGCTCTGGCTTTTGTTTCGGCCTTTTGCTTTCGTGCTTTGCTGCTAATGGGCAATGGCGACCCATATGAATGATGTGGACGCATGTGATGGATGGATCCGCCGAGTGGTTGCAACGCAAAGCTGCTGCTGCATCCATGGATGGACAAGGATCTGGTCGATGAACGCGGGGCGGCACGCACCGATGCATGACCACGAGTGATGTGTTGAGCACATGCCGTGCGATCGTGGCATGCGTTTGCCAAGGGGGTGAGGCGTAGGTACCCAACTGACGGTGACGGGGAAGCATCATTTgcatacgtactccctccgtctgtgAAAGAAtatacttccaactttgttgaagggtcaaactatctcaaatttgactgagtttgtgcaaaaatatatcaatgcttgtgaaaccaaataggtatatgatgaaaatatagtttatcatgaatctaatgctactaatttgatggcataaatgttgatctattattgtataaatacggtcaaacataaaaaagtttgactttccgacaaagttgaaagtacactctttcaaagacggagggagtagatcacaGCTTGCAATTCATCGAAAGAATTGCTTTTCCCAGAAAAGCAGGATAGTAGCATCCATGGCATCTGCTTCCGTTAATGCACACACAATAATAAAGACTACCATTGATTATTCAACATTGCTAAGTAAAGTCAAAACACTGATACTacaagaaagagaaaacgaggCCTCGAGGTGGAATCTCCATTGACCCATCACAAAACCCTACCATGCTACGGAACAACAAGGAAAATACACTGCACCTAGAGAGGTAATTACACAAAACCAACAGGTCGGGGTCTAGCACTTGGAATAAGTGGGTACCTATCTCAAAatcaatcaacaactcaaaagaaaaaaaaacaggacGGGCCTAACCTAACGCCGTATACCACCTGCGGTCACCACGCTCCATGTCGGCCCAACATGCAAGACCCACCGGTCAGTTTTGCTGCTTTCACGAGATAACTTGAGAATCCGAGCGATTTATTACTTGCATGCCTAAAAAATTGTGGTGCCCTAGGATTTTCTTCAAATACGGTGGCAAGTTGTCACACCGGCCTCAAATATGCTGGTTTTGTGTAATTACCTCGCAGCTATACAAAACTTTCAAGAAGAATTTATCACACGTGCATCGAATGTTGACGAGTTCAACCAAAAGTCAAACATGAGATTATCATCCTTTGAGCGAAGCCAGAGACAACACCTTCAACAAAGTCATGACAACACCTTCAACAAAGTCATGACGCGTGTGTGTCGACAATGCGACGTCTACTTGGAGAGGCGAGATTGTAGGTTTTTCACCCAAAGATAATGCACATTTGCCGTCGAACCGTCACTTAACAACCTCGCTACCAGCTAGCAACTCCTTGCTAGCGGGATCCCGATGTTGGGAGAGGCCAAGGACCCCCACGCCACTGGAGAAAATTCCACCTGAGAGGGTCGTCGCTACACCTCCATACGATCTCAGCTCAGCCATGCCCAGCTAAGAAACAGGTCAACTGTTGCTGCATAGATCCGGCCCCAATCGAAACATCTTACCCAAGACACCGACGCAATGCCACAACCTCATGCCAGCCCTCATCATGTTTGGCTGCACGGCGCCCTGGCCAAGTACTATGCCACCAAACAGATCTAGGCGGATGCATGATCTCCTCTGCACGTCGTCGAGGGAGGCCGCCTGCCTTTCGCCATGTCGACGAACGCCGCCGCGCCAGGCATAGCCGACGATGCCATGCCCCCGCTGGAGATAGCCTTGTTGAACCCACCAtagcttaggctggtcatagtggggagtaacttagactagtaacatgcatgtgttactaccttcataatgggtaGTAATATATGGATGGTAACATACAAGCCTTCATTAATTGAgacatagactcattttacctcggggtgtattatgttacagtaacatattatgttaccataaGCATCTCTcccctcattaactccatgccacataaacaattttgtcttgggatgtgttatgttactacctaagttactcccactatgactagccttacgaCTCGATAAGGGGCCGACCTGGCCGGTTGCTTCGGGACACGTGACGCAAGAGTCGGTGTCAGGCCAGATTGGCCACCGCCCGAGCCTAGCTAACTCAAAGAAACTTAGGCCTCCTCTGATTTAGAATAGTTTTGTAGGAATTCTAAATGATAGGAATTTTGTAGGGGGGATtttctttagagccctttggtttataAGAATGGACTCATATTTCTAtgtaggataggaaccaatccttcacatttcaaaagaaaaaaaagtatTAGCCTAGACCCAACAGAAAATTTTCTATCATATGGATCAAGTGGCATCTTCTTTCCGGTAGAAATTGAGATACATGTATCTCACTTACTATGATttttctatcctatgaaccaaggaagccgtgttggggaacgtagcagaaattcaaaattttctacgcatcaccaagatcaatctatggagtaatctagcaacgaagggaaggggagtgcatctacatacccttgtagatcgcgacggaagcgttcaagagaacggggttgatggagtcgtactcgtcgtgatccaaatcaccgatgatcctagcgccgaacggacggcacctccgcgtttaacacacgtacggagcagcgacgtctcctccttcttgatccagcaaggggggaggagaggttgatggagatccagcagcacgacggcgtggtgatggaagtagcgggatttcaacagggcttcaccaagcgctgcgggaggagggaggtgtgtcacgggagggagagggaggcgccagggcttaggtattgctgccctcccttccccccactatatatagggccaagggagagggggggcgcagccttggcccttcctccaaggaagggtgcggccagggaggagtccttcccccccaaggcacctcggaggtgccttccccctttaggactctcccttttccttatctcttggcgcatgggcctcttggggctggttcccttggcccatataggccaaggcgcaccccctacagcccatgtggccccccggggctggtggacccccttggtggacccccggacccctttcggcactcccggtacaataccgataaagtgcgaaacttttccggcgaccaaaataagacttcccatatataaatctttacctccggaccattccggaactcctcgtgacgtccgggacctcatccgggactccgaacaactttcgggttaccgcatactaatatctctataaccctagcgtcaccgaaccttaagtgtgtagaccctacgggttcgggagacaggtagacatgaccgagacgactctccggtcaataaccaacagcgggatctggatacccatgttggctcccacatgctcctcgatgatctcatcggatgaaccacgatgttgaggattcaatcaatcccgtatacaattccctttgtctatcggtatggtacttgcccgagattcgatcgtcggtatcccgataccttgttcaatctcgttaccggcaagtctctttactcgttccgtaactcacatcatcccgtgatcaactccttggtcacattgcgcacattatgatgatgtcctaccgagtgggcccagagatacctctccgtttacacggagtgacaaatcccagtctcgattcgtgccaacccaacagacactttcggagatacctgtagtgcatctttatagtcacccagttacgttgtgacgtttggtacacccaaagcattcctacggtatccgggagttgcacaatctcatggtctaaggaaatgatacttgacattagaaaagctccgagcaaacgaactacacgatcttgtgctaggcttaggattgggtcttgtccatcacatcattctcctaatgatgtgatcccgttatcaacgacatccaatgtccatggtcaggaaaccgtaaccatctattgatcaacgagctagtcaactagaggcttacttagggacatggtgttgtctatgtatccacacatgtatctgagtttcctatcaatacaattctagcatggataataaacgattatcatgaacaaggaaatataataataaccaatttattattgcctccagggcatatttccaacaagccgtAATCTTAAACTATGATCACTTTTGCTACGAAAATTCACAAGACTAATCTTTTGCAGATGTCCTAAGCGAGTGACATGTTTAAAAATTTGGAAACTTAAGAGTGTGAATTTTGCAAAGTCTTAAAAAACACTTCCGCTTCCACGCAGACGCAGGTCTTGATGGTCACTTTGCACATGCAGTCCTAGACGCATCTCCTAGTTACCTCGATCAATGCAAAGACACTATTGGCCCATGGTCAGGTCGCGGTTCGTCTGGTCCGTAGATGCCTGGAGATCAAAAGGTCAAAGCACCCGAGGAAGAAAGTGAAAAGTCACACACACCACAAGTATTGTGCGTGAAGCAGTCAGGCTCCCTGACTGACACCGAGGGAGCGGTTGGGCGTGGGTTGCACTCGGAGGGCGACCACCCTTGTCTCACTCGTCCCCGTTGCGACTCGCGACAGAAACCGGTGCTGCACGGCAGTCCGGTCCAGGGCGCGCGCGCGCGGACGCCCCGGCGCCCACGCTACACCGGGCGGATGCACGCCACCCGTTGCCTTGCCGTGCCGTGCCGGCGCCGTCCGGTCTCGCGGGACCGCGTGGTCGATCGGACAGACAGACTCCTCGTGGGCCACTTGCCGCGGCCGGATCCAGCATATATAGTGTGATCAGGAGGCATTGTTTACGGCTGTGGTTAACCAGGCTAGGATTCCGACTTGTGTGATCAGGAGGCGTCGATTGGGAGTGCAGCGGCAGCGTGAGATGGTCcaaagtcgtcgtcgtcgtcacacATGATTACAACAACTCACAAATGCTCTTTACTGTTCATCAAGTATCTATCTGTACTTTTTCGATTTTTCAGTACAACAACAATCTTCTGTGAAGAAAAAACAACCCTCCGGCCTCTAGGCAACAACAAATTAAGTTACACAAACCCGGAGTTTCTCTCAGCCTCGTCCATttcggcagaagaagaagaaagggcgtGCGTGCAGAGGCCGCAGAACCAACTATGAAACAGAAACAGATCAAAGGGCATGCAGGCTACACATCGTGTGCAAACACAGAACGAAGGGGCGTGGGAAACAGGCGATGACCGGGGGGACAGACTTTACATACAGACAGGGGGAGGCGGCCGTCGGCGTCAGAAGGGGCTGAAGGGCTCCGGGAGCGGCTCGAACCGGTGGTCGAACAGGGGGCTCTGGTCAGGCTTGTCGTCGTCGAACCCGCCGTGCAGCCAGCTCGTGTTCCTCACGTCCTCCCCCCTCAGCAGCATCGCCTCGTACCGCGAGCTGCCGTAGATGTCCAGCTCGCTCAGGGACGTCTCCTTGGTCTCGAAGCTCCCCCGGTCCGGCGAGTCGGTTGAGCTGCCCCCGTTGCGAGACAGGGCTCCATAGGAGTCGCTGGAGAAGAAGTGCCCGTTGGCGCTGCCGTTGTCCGCGTAGTGCCGGTGGTCACTGTTCGAGGTGAGATGCCCGGGGTCAGACATTCGGACCGGACGGACCTTGCCGGTGCTTGAGCGGATGCTGTGCGGAAACAGGGATGCCCCACGGATGCCACCCAAGTTCTGCCGAATGTCCTATAAAGACAGAAGAATGCTGGTGTAATTAGTTTCTTCAACGGAATAAAACAATCAAAGTTACGAAATAGATCTAACAAGGAGCCAGTCCATAACATTTTTGGAGTTTCACATTACTTGACATGATATTCAAATGCAAAATGCAGTTTACCTACTCTGGTTTAGCTGCAATGGCGGAAGATGATTTTGGTACTCACCACATGCTTAAAGCAGTTTCTCAGCGATGCTTATGTCTATTTTCGATTTTACATCACTAAAAGATGATTAATTTCACATCACTCAAAGATGAATTTGCTACTCAGATGTGAAATAGTCCAAGTTTTCAATTCTGGTCTATATTCTGGACCATAAGATTAATTCACTTGCAGCGATGGCTTTTCCACCTTGAAATGAAAATATGCTGGCCTTGTAATGTTGTATATTCAAGTTATACTTTGCCTCTGTAACTTAAATGCTAAAAGGCAAAAAGAAAAATCTTAACAGATGCTAAGATTTGAAGAATTTTTTTCTAAGGAGCTCAGTCAATAACACAACCGTAATGCAACAGAAACTAAGAAATTTATTATGATGTGGATACAAGAAGAAACATACCATGTGCTTGATTGCCATGTCAAGTGAATTCTTTGAAATTGTCCTCCCAAATCCATTATCTCCTGCAACTGCACCAGTCCGTGCAGTCCTAGTAGCTTGACTGTCAACAACGGACCTTTCAGACTGCCTATTTTGGTGTCCATTTGAGCGAGAAGGCGCCTTTGATGGTGGATCAGAAAACTTATTACGACTTGCAGCAGGCACGGAGAGCTTTTTTGCTGGAGCCGAGGCAGCTAACTGTTCAGCATGTGGGTTTGATCTTATTCCTGAAGCCATTCCCGGGCGTGATCTACCAGCAGATAGTGGTCGCTCAGGTAGCTTTGTCCTTAGGTTTGGTGGCGTTTCATTTGGGAAATCAGGGATATCAAGTGGCCGCACCGGAGCTCGGGGCCGTGGACTTGGGGAGCTTGGACGAGATGAAGGAGCTGATGAAGGGGTATCATGTGGCCGCACTGGAGCTCGTGGTCGTGGACCTGGGGAACTTGGACGAGATGCTGGAGCCGATGAAGGAATGTCATGTGAGCGCACTGGAGCTCGGGGTCGTGGACCTGGGGAACTTGGACGGGATGATGGAGCTGATGACGGTGCTGAACTTCGGCCACTACTAGCTGCAGGTCGGTTCATAGATGTCGTCAAGCTATTGCTACTAGAAGTGCGTCCAAAAGAAGGCGAACGGCCCATAGCTGGGGTCGATGAACGCACTGCAGGCTGACGTGTAGGTGTAGATGATCGTGAGCTGGAGCGACTCACTGAAGGAACTGTACCAGAAGACAATGAGGTGGGATGACTTGTCCCATGACCATTACTTGAGGAAGCGCCTGGGCGGCTCGTTGCAGGAATGATACCTACGGATGGGCTTGGGCGGCTCATTGCAGGAATAGACCCTGAAGATGAATTCAACATAATTCGAGACCGAGAATTTGGAGTCGATGGCCTCGAACTTTGGGTGGCTGTGGTCCTGGCAGCAGCTACGTCAGTTGCAGAGTTGGATGTTGCTTGATGAGTTTTCACAGGAGTAGACGGGCGAGTTTTGGATGGTGTAGATGGACGAGGTTTAACAGGAGTAGATGACCTTGCTGGAACTGGACGTGAAGCTGGCACCAATTGTTTTGGCGCAGCAATGGTGCTGCTTCGCCTACTTGGGGTTGTAGGTCTTGAACTGACAGATGAAATACTCGCGTTGAGAACCGCTGTCCTGTTATTGCTTGACATGAGAGTTGATTGGATAGAAGGGCGGGTTACAGAGTTACTTCTTGCTGGTCTAGCGGGAACTGCAGAATGTCCATTCTCTGTTTGAGACACCGAAAGCTGCACATGCAATGCTTATTGCCATTAGAAAACTATGATTATAATTGACAGAATTTAGATGAGAAAATAATCCATTCCAAGAAACCAGGCAATTCAAAAGAGTGCGTCTAGACTAGACAACAattgtttaccatacatgcatgtaTCCAGAAGATGCATTCAATCCTGTTCTCTGGTTTTAAATACGTGCAATGCAACTTAGAAAAATTAGGCGAGGCCGGTCAACATATTACCGAATTCCAATTGTACAGAGCATGGTACCTAGAATTTACTGACATCATTTCCGCAAAAAACACATCCTGGACTAGTTTGCAAACGAAAATCTTCAAGCAGTGGCATATTTATTATGATTATTTTCCACAAAGATAGCACATCTTACATACCCTTGATGCTCTTGTAGTTGAGGAAGATCTAGTGAGGGTGCGCTTAGGTAATATATTTGAGGATGGTATTTTCTGAGCAACCTCCAGAGCAGGAACACGGGGCGTCCCAGGCGGAGTAAGAAGCCTGAGGAGTGCAACACAAAACATGTTACATAAGAGTGGAAACACATGCTGACATGCATTTACAAGAGGAAACAAATAAGTACACCCTCTGTTCACTAATGTAGGACATTTTGGTAGTTTAGATTGAACTGCCAAAACATCCTTCATTAGCGAACAGAGGCACTGTATTACTGAATAGCTCACTGCAATAACAGAAAACAAATCTATGATCATTCTTCACTACTAAAGCTCACAAAA
This DNA window, taken from Triticum aestivum cultivar Chinese Spring chromosome 1D, IWGSC CS RefSeq v2.1, whole genome shotgun sequence, encodes the following:
- the LOC123182376 gene encoding vegetative cell wall protein gp1, which gives rise to MEDLLDAEIGKNDYDWLLTPPGTPRVPALEVAQKIPSSNILPKRTLTRSSSTTRASRLSVSQTENGHSAVPARPARSNSVTRPSIQSTLMSSNNRTAVLNASISSVSSRPTTPSRRSSTIAAPKQLVPASRPVPARSSTPVKPRPSTPSKTRPSTPVKTHQATSNSATDVAAARTTATQSSRPSTPNSRSRIMLNSSSGSIPAMSRPSPSVGIIPATSRPGASSSNGHGTSHPTSLSSGTVPSVSRSSSRSSTPTRQPAVRSSTPAMGRSPSFGRTSSSNSLTTSMNRPAASSGRSSAPSSAPSSRPSSPGPRPRAPVRSHDIPSSAPASRPSSPGPRPRAPVRPHDTPSSAPSSRPSSPSPRPRAPVRPLDIPDFPNETPPNLRTKLPERPLSAGRSRPGMASGIRSNPHAEQLAASAPAKKLSVPAASRNKFSDPPSKAPSRSNGHQNRQSERSVVDSQATRTARTGAVAGDNGFGRTISKNSLDMAIKHMDIRQNLGGIRGASLFPHSIRSSTGKVRPVRMSDPGHLTSNSDHRHYADNGSANGHFFSSDSYGALSRNGGSSTDSPDRGSFETKETSLSELDIYGSSRYEAMLLRGEDVRNTSWLHGGFDDDKPDQSPLFDHRFEPLPEPFSPF